AACAGTTTATTTCATGATGAATTGTGAATGACAGTTGCTGTATGTCTCTAATGTTAGGACCACACATCAGCAGTGCAATTAGTGTTACAAAACAGCACGCTGGTCACTTCTACACTTCAGCATGATGAGGGCAGGAATGTTCCAAGTATGAGCAATGGCAGAGCAAGTTCTCTACTCCATAATAATGCAAAGCTGTGAGTAGGAAGAACACCTAGAAAAGTGTAGAGGCGCTCAGTGGTGGAAGAGCCGCAGGCTGGTGTGCACCAGAGTGATGCCATGCTCGTTACAGGCATTAATCACAACCGCATCAGCAGCAGAGCCCGCTGGAGCTGCGATGTACTCAACACCACTCTGCAGACGGGCATACAGAGGGAAGACATGTAAGTAAAGACGGTCGGAAAGATTGTCAGCACgctgctgttttcagagatGTTATTGTTTACAAACTAGTactgacatttctgtcagcAGGTGTTTGCAGGCCATTCCCATGcaatttctttaaataaaaaaatagtgCATACAGTGTGAGCCGACGTTTTTGTGAAAGGTGTGTTCTACTTACCCGTTTGGCACGATCGATGTTATCTCTGAAGGGGAAGAAGGCGTCAGAGCTGACAGCCACACCCTGCAGGGAGCTGATCCAGTTCTTCTTTTCAGTCTCTGACAGAAGCTCAGGCACCTCTTCAAACATCGACTTCCAAACTGCCAAGTCTGGGCCCTGACAACACGAAACACAGGAGTTTTCATTCACATGACATTGCATGACATCTTTTTCTGTGACTGAAATTCTCCACTGTAAATGCTAAACATTCAGGACAGTGGATGCTGCTTATCATCGTTACCCACTTACCTCTCCAATGGTGTCGCTCACATACTGGTCTATAGCGTTGGCCATCTCCGCTCGCTTCACACCACTGCGAAACTTCATGTTCAGGACACGAGGGTGGTGTCTCAGCCACCAGTTATCGGCTTTGTCACCTGCCAGACGTGTGCAGTGGATACGAGACTGCTGACCTGCGCCGATACCGACAACCTGTAAAACACAGGCGAGAGAAAAAcgtttgaagaaagaaaaagaagaaaagcgTTCATCCAGATTCCTTCCTTTTCTAAACTAATTATGGATCCTTACAAAGTACACTGGTTAACATGTGTGACCAAAGAGtcacacagtgagaaaacataaatcatggacagcaacatttttctgcatcaaGACGCGTTAACTCACTGTAACCCTTGAATCAAATTGCGAGGTGCCTGAGGTTCCCACCCGTGCCTTTTAGCTGCCGGTTCTCACCTGACCGTCTTTAGCGTAGCACACAGAGTTAGACTGAGTGTACTTGACTGCGACTGTGGCCACCGTGAGGTCTCGCACAGCTTCGTCAGAGAGCTTGTGGACACAGAAATAATCAAATGGTGAATACTTCAGATGCCTCTGAGCTAACAGTGGAGGAACAATTAAGGACAAATCAGGACGAGCCcaaaatacattaaagtaaATACTCACTGAGCCCTCGGACACAACGTTGCTGAAGAATTCCTTGTCGATGAGCCCTCCGTTCCTCTTTTGTTTGAGATAGAGACCAAACAACACTCTCACCTCAGTCTCATCAGGCTCATAGTCTGGATCCATCTGGGACAAAGACACAGGTTGTTAGCCGAACAGATAATTTAGCTTAGCTCTCATGTTAATCATCCTtattcaaacacaaagaagtatgattgattgattgattgattaatccCTCACCTGAAGCACACAGTAGTTGCCATTCTTCTTTTTGGAGAGGATCTTGAGTGCCTCCTCATCGTAACCAGGAGCAATGATACCATCTGACACCTGAGAGCAAATTGAATCATTGTTAAGCAAAAGAAATAAACCTAATTTTTGTCTGTACTTGTTCTTTGACACAAGATTTTACCTCTCTTGATATAATCTTGGCAGTGggaacatcacacacatctgacAAAGCAATAAAGTCTCCAAAAGAAGACATCCTGTCTGAACCTGGGGGTGTAGGAGTTAACATGACTCAGTGTAAAAAGACACAACATACTCCAGATTATCTGCTATATGACTGATCGTTAGTGACCTCTTGCCCTGGCGTAGGCTGTGGCCAGCGGGGTGAGATCCTTCAGCATGTCATGCACCATGCATACTTTGGCTTCCTCTTCAGTCAGAGGAACTCCAACTGCAGCTCCTTCAAATGAAAGGTGAAGAGAGTCATTTTCACACTAAAGGCACTTAAACCCTGTAaagactgtctgtgtgtgtgtcttttgatCTTACCAGCAGGGCTGACATGTTTGAAGGAAGTGGCAGCAGCCATGCCGAGGGCGCTCTTCAACTCTCTGACCAGCTGCCAGGCGTTCAGAGCGTCACACAGGTTGATGAAGCCGGGGGAACCGTTGACCACTGAGAGAAAGCAGCGACAGGAAcggaaggaaaaaacaaaatgaatgataTTTAAGAATAAATTAACAACAGCTCTCAAAAAACACCTAAAGTCACAGAATTATCTCTCCTCTTCTCACACATGGGatggtttttcttttattatctGCTCTCCACTGTGGTAATGTGAGGCTGGAGGTCCTGTTAATACCTGACACCGACATGTGGCTCAGGTGGTCCAATCACAAGCAGACAGCTGTGTGCACAGGTGTGAATGCACCCAAGACGCAACGAGAACCGATCACTCAGACCACATTTGGAGGTGGTGTGGGATGCATATGGCCACTTTTTCTTATTAGTCTGTGCACAAACGTATTCCGAGCTACACTGAAGGACCGCCAACTCAACCCACGTCTTCTGTAAGCACGCACAAAACACACCGATTTCCATTTAGTTCACAGCAAATACAAAGTTATCCTAAGTTGTTTGTTCTCTTACCTGCCAAGATAAGCAGCAGGTGTTGGTGGATGCATTGTCTGTTTTGACTAATTTCACCACTGAACCAGTAACCGCAATATCACCCACTGAGATCTGTTCCAAAAGGGCCACTCGACACGCACGTGGCATAACAATGGCTTGTGATGTGGGCCTACCTTTGAGGGGGAGGGCTGGGCGCAAGGTGTAGAGTTGGGCGGGTGCTTGGTGAGGATTCATGCCATAGCGCAGAGGCAGCTGGGAAACACCACGGCTGTACTGTCCACGAAAGTAGTCCGATATGGCCTCATCgtactgtgctgtgtgtgtgaaggcctGAAGagcaaatcacacaaaatatgatgagagaaaaaaaataaataaaaaaacaaaacacagaaatacatcaCCTAATGTGGGCCAAAGGCAGCGTTACAGACCAGACAAACGATTTATCACGGCAATTAGCAACTTAACACACGGTCGAGACAGTTTGGGCTGACACCATCAGGAAAGTTCACGGGTCATCAGATGTTAAACTCTGTAACTTTAACCTCAATGTCAACACTTGTGATAAAAAGCCCACACTGGACTTTGCTTAGAGCTGAGGGTCACTGCAAGACTAACACAACAAAAACCGAACAAGTGAGCACATCCACGAGATAACATCAGTGACACAATTTGGTGACTATGAAGGCACCTAAACAAAGAGAGATGATCAACATATTCACTATATTGGCTAACTTCTTACCCAGAAACCTGCTGGCTTGGACACCTGATGTAGATGTGAGTAGGATATCAAAGGCAGctcacagcaacacacaatTTAAGTCCTCACAACTTTGATAAAAGTGGCAGTTTTTTTAAGGTTTCAGCTCAGGATTATAACAGAGCCAATCAGGAAATGATATGTACCAGTTTTTCATTTATAGTCTGGAAAATACGGTATTTAACCAGAGTCAACAGGTTTAAGAGTTAATGTTACGACTGCACATTGTAAAGCAGAACTGCAACTACTGTTTTCGTTAGGTTAATGTGACAGTTGTTCCCTCAATCGATTATTTGGTCTGTGATTTGTCAGAAAATGCTGATCATGATTTTCCAAAGATAAAGTTGAAAAAttcaaacaatgttttttttgttgttgttgtttttttgtttttttttttaaatcagcccAACATAAAATAAGTTAAAACTAACATATTTTTGATGATCAATTATCAGAACGGTtgcagattcattttctgttgatcgtctaatcatttcagctctaaagTAACGGCTTGAAATTATACATGAACATCACATTACAAAGACATAAATGGCTTTTAGGACACTTATGTACTTTGAGCTCATAAACGTATATTTTCACAGCCTCAAAAAGACCCAACATATCTTAAAGTAAAGCTACACtgggaaaggaggaaaaaagtaTTTCTTGTACGTGGATGTGCTCCAGGAAGTATGCAGTACTCAACAGTAGCCCCCCTGAATGTGCCAGTTTTGTGCaaataaccaaataaataaaaccaaacaaaacaaaacaaacaaaaaaccaaataaaactgtggtgaaaaagaaaaccgTCGTGTTACTTTGAGGGCAAGAGTCCTGCGTGTTTCCATGGTTGTATCTTTGTCTCCTGAACTCTCCATCTCCTTGGCAACCACCGAGTAGTCAGCAGGATCACACACTATGGTGACCCGAGCATGATTCTTGGCCGCTGCCCTCAACAGAGTTACGCCACCTAttgaaaaaggacaaacaaagcCCTTCTTTAGCTCAATACTGTGAAAGTACACGCGCCTCATCTGCACCTCAACTCACCGATGTCGATCTGCTCCACGGCATCTTCCACCGTAACGCTCGGGTTTGAGACGGTCTTCACAAACGGGTAGAGGTTGCACACCACCACTCttcaaaacagcaaacacagaataaatgaCTCTTCAAAAAGACCATCACGCATACAACGATGGACAACACGGCGACCATTTAGGACGGCTTTTCTAATTTGAACCATGTGATGCCAGCGTGCGAAAACAGTTAACATTCAGGCCCCAATTTAAAACTGCAAAGGCTCAGCCGTAAGAAATGCATTTCTTGTGATTTTAGCTTTCACAATGTGCAAaaccatatatatatttatatacatacatacatacatatatatatatatatgtgtgtacacAAAGATCAGAAAGAACACGTGAGGTATCGTGCACACGGATCCTCATATGCtcaaatttacaaaattaaattcagtCACGGCTTATTTCGAGACATAACACTGGGCCCTTTGCAGAGTTGTGTTCAAGGACCTCAGGACAATCTGCTCGAATGACTCAAATTTAATCACAGTTTGCTTTCAACTGTTTTGATCCTCTAACGTGGAATAAATGGCAGGATTTTCTATCCCTATATCTAGAGCgacaattattttctgtaaccAAACtgttaattatgttttcaattAAGGCTTCtttctaaaatatttaacatttaaaaatagtgaaaagtcTACATCACACATGATGTCTTCTCATGTGATTTTTGCCCAACAAACAGCccaaaagtcaaagtcaaagtgtactttattgtcaaaaatctatgtaacaggggttagcacagaaaattgaaattgcgtttgaccagtctccaatgtgcagttaaaaactaaacatgtaggtaagacagtgacaataattacacacacacccatacacccaaacaaacacacacagtgtgcagtaacaagacaacatactgatacaaacatgtacaataaatacacacagtcacagcagcagaagtagtcaatggacatacaggtatgtgcagtagtgtagatgcagtatgtaaggtgCGAAGAGTAAAGTGCGAGTGACATGTCATGAAATGTTCATGGAGTGTTCgtcagtgtgttgatgagtctgatggcttgtggaaagaagctgtttctcagtctgccTGTGCGGCAGGCATGTTGCGGTGGCGCCTCCCTGATGGTAGCAGggagaacagtttatgtgctgggtGAGTGGGGTCTTTGATGATGGTCATTGCTCTTCATATTAAACCAAGATATTAAACTTAGATATTAAACTTATTAAACTTAAACCAAGATATTAAACTTAAAGAAACCagcaagtgtttattttttaaataaattacttaATTGATCAATCAGCTATCACAGCTGTTGTTAATTTATCCATTAGTTAAGCAACAACAAATTAATTATAACCAAACAACCACAATTCACCTTAAACACTGCAACTGGTACAACAGGCTTTTTTCGGTTATGTTTTTAACTAATTGGATTTTTCAAGTTGTCACTTTACAACAAAAGTCTCTGAGtgtctttctattttttttttttttttaatctttaaccaacattttcaacattgttGTTTACATCTCTAGTTTCTTAGTTCTTCTTATATTCCTGCTGTATAAGTACCTGAACTATCTGCTTTCATTGTGCTCCCCTGTAAAAACATCAGCTATCCTCCACTGTGAGCTTCATACTAATTCTTCCATCCTAATCAGATGATCCATTCAACCTCCGCTCttcatcacatgcacacaaagcgGACAAACAAAGCAGTTGAACCGTGTGATAaggagacacaaagaaacagattCTCCTCTCAAGCCGCACTCTGTCTTCATCAGGCCTTAATCAAGTGTGCACTTTAATTCTGCACTGACGCCACGGTGAAACCTCTTATCACATTCTTCAAGCCCTAAACAAAGTCACAAGATGAGCGTTTAGCAGCAACTGCAGTTTTCCAATTAACCAGCTGCTAAATCAACCACACATGACCAAACTCTAACTAACCACACTGACTTGTGATGGGCCTGGTAGCCAAAAATCAGACAAACTCACTGACTCCGCTGGACTTTGTAGAGATAGTTTTCCCAACACATCTGTCGTTTTCgtattgcattttaaaataagaatcTGTGCGTGTTTGAACGTTTTGCATTTTACCAGTGGTTTGGCGTGCTTCTCTCACCTGACCAGGCTGTAGCCCAGCTTCTCCATGTCGGCTGTGTCAGTGGGAGTCTTCCTGGCCAGGATGCCTCCATGGACAGCAGGGTGCAGGGTCTTCACTCGGCCTCCCAGCATCTCAGGATGTCCAGTCAGCTCGGACACGTCCCTGccacacagcagagacactgaCGGGTTAACATGAAGCCATTGTAGCTACAAGATTTGGGGAAATCTAGCGGGTGAGGGAGGGGGACAAAGACAACTGCACTCGATTTCACTGTTACAGTTAAGCCTAACTTCAGCGCCCACCTGACAGCCAGTCCCGCATCACGCAGGGCTTTGGCGGTGCCACCTGAGGCGACCAGAGACAGCCCCACATCCACCAGCCTTTTGGCGAAGTCCAGCAGTCCAGTTTTGTCTGACACACTCAAAAGTgctgagaggagacagaaacaggagACTTAACAGATACTCTCACTCATTTGTTGAGGACACGAGAAGTAAGGGTTTGGTGTTAGCTTGGTACCGCTGACCACGTTGGCTAATGTTAGCCAGAGTTAGCATCCTGCATGTCGCAGGACAAAACTTTTTAGCGGCGGTGAATTAATCAAACATGAAgcaaaagaggacaaaaaacCTCTTACCGAGCTCTGAGGAGGCCATGTTCACAGTCACGATGTCAGTCCGCAGTCCGTGTGGATGTCCGCCGCGTTTCTGCTCAGCCTGACTAGCAAATACAGCACAGTAAGTTTGAggaggctgacacacaaaccgACAGGATGCTCGCGACTTGGTCACGCGTTTCAAAAGTGGAGAAGACTCACCGTGCTGAGATCATCGGACCGCCCCGGACTCACGAGCGCACCCAGGAGAGCCGCGCGGCGCACAAAATGCGCATTTTCATCCGCTAAAAGGAGCGCAGAGCAGCCGTGAAGCGACCAAAGTCGTGTGTTAAGGTcgtgcagcagcaacaacaacaacaacaacaacaataaaagttaCAGCCTGTCCTGGCTCCTAACCGGAACCACTTTTAATTTAATACCTTTAACTGAGCACAGTCTAAAATAGCCTGTGGCAATTTAAGTACTTACACAGACATCCGTCTTTTTTATGTGTATGCTGTACTCATCCAATCTCTGCTACAATTTAGGTCAAGTTGGACAGACAAGGTGTCTTCTTTCATGTGGCCACAAGAGGGCAATCATGAGCCTGGCTGGTGCACGTGTGAACGTCTCGTTTCTCCTGAAGGTTTTTTGGTGACATTCAGATAAAAATTTCATATTCGGGCTCCATATTGTTTCTGCACTTTGACGTGGTGAACTTTAATGATAACATAATCTGAAATGAATTGTACACGCAGAGGCTCTGTGGTTTGAActtttgaagtttttctttctatattttatttttctttagcCGCTCTTATTCATCCCTATCAAAAATGTCATGataaataacatattttaaaaaataaatagattgATTGATCCAATTGATTTGGCtttcagtaaacaaaacaagtcttcttctgtagttttcttttgtttgatgCAGGTTAAATCTCATGGCTGAACTGTAAGGTTACGTCGACACCACGAAGGCCTTCTAACACCTGTAACACGTGTTTCCTGCGACCATAAATGACGCTCATGAATGCAACCCAACCACCACGGCTTTTCAATAAACTTTACTGGCGAGAAAAATAAAACCGGTGCCTTTTTTCCGCGCTTTAGAACAGCGTTTTAAGTCGGACAGATGTGAATTTATTGGGCCCCGTCACTCACACCGACTCGCCCATTAGTTAAGTGACAGGACAGGGCCCGGGGAAACCTGCACCAATACGTGTGATTACTCTAAAAGATCGCGCAATCTGTTCATATTTACGTAATGAGGACGACATTTTGCTGATTGATTAAACTACAGGGTGTAAATATTTTAAGGCCTCTCTGATTTATAATCCAGCGgagcgaaaaaaaaaacagaggccGATTTATTTGTCTAACTTTATGAAAATGGGGGTTTCTGGTAAGCGCTCCGTGTTTGAGGGCCGAGCTGACGTCTCGgagtgggggagggagggagggaaggctGACGTGAGTGATTCAATagacagtgaaacattttttatagAAAGACACAGGCTCACTATGCGTTATTGGTTAAAAATAAAGGACACAGGCAGGAAGGCCGTCAGCACTTTAGTTTGAGAAAGCTGACAGCATTATCAGCAGTAACTAATTTACGCAGGGATTTTTTAATCAACATGACTGGTGTATTCAGATTAAAttagaagagaaacagaatcaATGACCTCCATATATTGCTCCACTGCCTTATCAATTAGCTGTGATTTTTTGTACTGTGTCAGGGGCCTGTGTCATAAAACGGGCCAAATGGCATTTGTCACAGAGCTGACAAGTCACACAACTAAATGAGCTCCTATTGATTCGCATGATTTTTCATCAGCCAAAttaaaagctgcagtttgatgGAGGTTCAGCCTGCAGGCTTGTAATGTattctcttctccctccccgTTAAATCAAAAAAGTTCAATCAAAACTCCTCTGAAGTCCTTTAAGTTAAATATGTGACTGGTCACGTTAATCTTGGTGACTGGAACGGGTTGCTCCACGCTGCTGCTTGGGTTTGCAGCTTCAGATTGATTATCGGTTATTGATAGGCCTTGAGCAGGTTGGTTAAAGCCGTGAGGTCACATAAATGACTGCATGTTTCGCTCTGAAAGTGCAAACAAAGGCACTCCAGAGCGACCCTCGCTGTTCGAGGGTGAATGTCAGCTGTATGGCCACTGAAAAGGTCACATTGTTTAGACAGTGTTAACCTGTGTTAACAGTTTGACCAGTTTGCATAAACACCTGCTCCAAAAACCACAGCTAACATTTGCGTTGTCCTTCAAATAAGCAACAGAATCGTGTGCAAATTTGTGACTTTTTGTGATtaagacagaagaacagaagcTTATATTTGTTGAATTTTCTTTGCATCAGACTTGATGGAAGAAATAAGACTGACAttcaaatgaagaagaaatgtcAGCAATACGCACACAGTCACAAATGTGAGTGGATGATTCTCCATATACACCTGATGGCATGTTAAACCCAAATCACAACGCCTCATTGTATTGTCCAAGTGTTCAGATAACAAAGCCATTAAAAACTATATTGACTGTATTAGTAGTATTCGTTTGGTGGCCATTCGGCTGTGATTAATATCTGACAGAGACAATTAGGACTACACTTGACAGAATAAAGAAACAGTAATCACAAAAAGCCTGTGAAATGCGatgttttcattctgctttCTCATTATTATATATTGAGATTTGGAAGCCATACAATCTGGACGTTAGGCCTGCTTCTGTGGTACAGACTCCATTAATCACTACTTTATGACATTAACGCCatatgtcttaaaaaaaaagatttctgaaaaacacacatttcattatAATTCCTCTGAGAGCCTTATCAGTTCCTTGTTGTTTTTGAGCAGAATATATGATTCGTCTTGTCGCCTGTGCAGTAAAACTCCCATCAGTGTTTAAAGGCACAACTTCCAATCAGCCCAACAGGCCCTGCGTCTTTTGTGTCTGTCCAGCCAGTTAAGAATGCATTTAATCACTATATAAACATGTGACTGTGGCCTGAGAAGGGGTTAAGTGACACCAGGCTGCATGTCCTCAGATCTGCTCTTTAATCACCACCCTTACATGGCTGCCCAATAAAAACGACCCGCCGCAGttacacacactcatcatgCTGTTGCTCTTGGAAATTAAAAAGGGCCCGTGTGACATCACCATCGGGCTTTTGATTGCTTTACTTCCTCTTCATTAACTTAATTATTTGGCTATCAGTAAACCCCACCGAGTAATTAATATCTGAGAGCCTTCGTAATAAATTAAAACTGGGAACTGagaattatttttgctttgctttgctagCAGACGCAACGCGGCGGACTA
The Scatophagus argus isolate fScaArg1 chromosome 1, fScaArg1.pri, whole genome shotgun sequence DNA segment above includes these coding regions:
- the atic gene encoding bifunctional purine biosynthesis protein PURH; translated protein: MASSELALLSVSDKTGLLDFAKRLVDVGLSLVASGGTAKALRDAGLAVRDVSELTGHPEMLGGRVKTLHPAVHGGILARKTPTDTADMEKLGYSLVRVVVCNLYPFVKTVSNPSVTVEDAVEQIDIGGVTLLRAAAKNHARVTIVCDPADYSVVAKEMESSGDKDTTMETRRTLALKAFTHTAQYDEAISDYFRGQYSRGVSQLPLRYGMNPHQAPAQLYTLRPALPLKVVNGSPGFINLCDALNAWQLVRELKSALGMAAATSFKHVSPAGAAVGVPLTEEEAKVCMVHDMLKDLTPLATAYARARGSDRMSSFGDFIALSDVCDVPTAKIISREVSDGIIAPGYDEEALKILSKKKNGNYCVLQMDPDYEPDETEVRVLFGLYLKQKRNGGLIDKEFFSNVVSEGSLSDEAVRDLTVATVAVKYTQSNSVCYAKDGQVVGIGAGQQSRIHCTRLAGDKADNWWLRHHPRVLNMKFRSGVKRAEMANAIDQYVSDTIGEGPDLAVWKSMFEEVPELLSETEKKNWISSLQGVAVSSDAFFPFRDNIDRAKRSGVEYIAAPAGSAADAVVINACNEHGITLVHTSLRLFHH